The Pseudolabrys sp. FHR47 genome contains a region encoding:
- a CDS encoding DUF1045 domain-containing protein, producing the protein MAARYAIYYAPAADSALYRFGAAALGYDAYRGNDVSYLDGVDAAVWPVLTREPRIYGFHATMKPPMRLKDGVAERDLVAAFGAFVKEQAPVDAGTLVVRELGSFIALVPDQPCATLNRLADACVEAFDGLRAQMTEQELTKRLAPGLSDRHIEYLYRWGYPYVFEDFRFHMTLTGALAVQKRTGAFKFLCNKFEQIPEAATLTVDRLVISRQAAPGAPFVVLHEAALGTSA; encoded by the coding sequence ATGGCGGCACGCTATGCCATTTATTATGCGCCGGCCGCCGACAGCGCACTCTATCGTTTCGGCGCCGCCGCCCTCGGCTACGACGCCTATCGCGGCAACGACGTGTCATACCTCGATGGCGTCGATGCCGCGGTCTGGCCGGTGCTGACGCGCGAGCCGCGCATCTACGGCTTTCACGCGACCATGAAGCCGCCCATGCGGCTCAAGGACGGCGTCGCCGAACGCGATCTGGTTGCCGCGTTTGGCGCGTTCGTAAAGGAGCAGGCGCCGGTTGATGCGGGCACGCTCGTTGTTCGCGAACTCGGCTCGTTCATTGCGCTGGTGCCGGACCAGCCATGCGCGACGCTTAATCGTCTGGCGGACGCCTGCGTCGAGGCCTTCGACGGCCTGCGCGCGCAGATGACTGAGCAGGAACTAACCAAGCGGTTGGCGCCGGGCTTGAGCGATCGGCACATCGAATACCTTTATCGCTGGGGTTATCCTTATGTGTTCGAAGACTTTCGCTTCCATATGACCCTCACCGGCGCGCTGGCGGTGCAGAAGCGGACCGGTGCCTTCAAATTCCTTTGCAATAAATTTGAGCAGATTCCCGAGGCAGCGACTCTGACAGTCGATCGTCTGGTCATTTCCAGGCAGGCGGCTCCTGGCGCCCCCTTCGTCGTGCTGCATGAAGCGGCACTCGGTACCTCAGCCTAA
- the phnH gene encoding phosphonate C-P lyase system protein PhnH, with the protein MLDITANTPEFDPAYESQASFRALMDCMARPGSIRTLKGVEAPTPFAPATAALIKSLADYETPLWLDAAFAAEKKVADWIRFHTGAPITREPGEAAFALIADACALPDFARFAQGTPEYPDRSTTVIVQIDGFTGDAITLKGPGVKTTREFAASPLPADFAARMKENRALFPRGVDLVLVAGNDIAALPRSVTVEER; encoded by the coding sequence ATGCTGGACATCACCGCCAACACGCCCGAGTTCGATCCCGCCTACGAAAGTCAGGCGTCATTCCGCGCCCTGATGGATTGCATGGCCCGGCCCGGCAGCATCCGCACGCTCAAGGGCGTCGAAGCCCCGACGCCCTTTGCGCCCGCGACCGCGGCGCTGATCAAGAGTCTCGCCGATTACGAGACGCCGCTGTGGCTCGATGCTGCCTTTGCCGCCGAGAAGAAGGTCGCCGACTGGATCAGGTTTCACACCGGCGCGCCGATCACGCGCGAGCCGGGTGAGGCTGCCTTCGCGCTGATCGCCGATGCCTGCGCTCTGCCGGACTTCGCCCGCTTCGCGCAAGGCACGCCGGAATATCCCGACCGCTCCACGACGGTGATCGTGCAGATCGACGGCTTTACCGGTGACGCGATCACGCTCAAGGGCCCCGGCGTCAAGACGACGCGCGAGTTCGCGGCGTCTCCCCTGCCTGCCGATTTCGCCGCCCGCATGAAGGAGAATCGCGCGCTGTTCCCGCGCGGCGTCGATCTGGTGCTGGTGGCCGGCAACGATATCGCGGCGCTGCCGCGTTCGGTCACGGTGGAGGAGCGCTGA
- the phnE gene encoding phosphonate ABC transporter, permease protein PhnE, with protein sequence MTDATAPLGPQHGKLTPDVTVPRYALSHRVKSWTIWVIIFGLLVWSWSPAEMFRVTSLVTDWRNMAEFGQAFLRPNFHEWESYLIDMVVTIQIAIWGTALAVIFGIPVSILCSSNVAPQWIVQPVRRLMDACRAINEIVFALLFVVAVGLGPFAGVMALFVHNLGIFAKLFSEAVEAVDPRPVEGIRVTGAVRVQEVIFGVIPQVMPMWSSLTLYRLETNVRSATTLGIVGAGGIGQTLYESIRSFHYAETAAQIIIVVLTVMLLDMLSSRIRATLV encoded by the coding sequence ATGACCGACGCCACCGCTCCCCTCGGCCCGCAACACGGCAAGCTGACGCCGGACGTCACCGTTCCGCGCTATGCGCTGTCACACAGGGTCAAGAGCTGGACGATTTGGGTCATCATCTTCGGCCTGCTGGTGTGGAGCTGGTCGCCGGCGGAGATGTTCCGCGTCACGTCTCTGGTGACCGACTGGCGCAATATGGCGGAGTTCGGCCAGGCATTCCTTAGGCCGAATTTCCACGAGTGGGAAAGTTACCTGATCGACATGGTGGTGACGATCCAGATCGCGATCTGGGGCACGGCGCTGGCCGTCATCTTCGGCATTCCGGTCTCGATTCTGTGCTCGTCCAATGTCGCGCCGCAGTGGATCGTGCAACCGGTACGGCGCCTGATGGATGCCTGCCGCGCCATCAATGAAATCGTGTTTGCCCTGCTGTTCGTCGTTGCTGTGGGCCTCGGTCCGTTCGCCGGTGTGATGGCGTTGTTCGTTCACAACCTCGGCATTTTCGCCAAACTGTTCTCCGAGGCCGTTGAGGCGGTCGATCCGCGCCCGGTCGAAGGCATTCGCGTTACCGGCGCGGTGCGCGTGCAGGAAGTGATCTTCGGCGTTATTCCGCAGGTGATGCCGATGTGGTCGTCACTGACGCTGTATCGCCTGGAAACCAATGTGCGCTCCGCCACGACGCTCGGCATCGTCGGCGCTGGCGGCATCGGCCAGACATTGTATGAAAGCATCCGCAGCTTTCACTACGCCGAGACCGCGGCGCAGATCATCATCGTCGTGCTGACCGTGATGCTGCTCGACATGCTCAGCTCGCGCATTCGCGCCACGTTGGTCTGA
- the phnD gene encoding phosphonate ABC transporter substrate-binding protein — MRKLAMLGTALAVAASLTATAVQAQTKEINFGIIATEASSNLKTIWEPFLAEMSKGTGMKVNGFYASDYAGVIEAMRFKKVQIAWYGNKSAMEAVNRADGQIFVQSVDSDGNPGYWSHLIVQSDSPIKSLEDVLKCDKTVNFGIGDPNSTSGFLVPTSYIFAAKNIEPKDCFKTVRNASHEANAMAVANKQIDVGTNNSENLRRLEKTAPDAAKKIRVIWTSPLIPSDPIVWRKDLTTEDKTKLYTFLLSYGRVGTPDEIAAAKKVLTGLQWAPFNPSGDDQLLPIRILEANKSIMKIKGDAKLSADDKAAQVKALEADIKKWQAEADKASASPFRKKVAEFQAADKAGDQAKLKKIIAELATSVTSTPMN; from the coding sequence ATGCGCAAGCTAGCCATGCTTGGTACCGCTCTGGCCGTCGCCGCGAGCCTCACGGCGACCGCGGTTCAGGCCCAGACGAAGGAAATCAACTTCGGCATCATCGCGACCGAAGCGAGCAGCAACCTGAAGACCATCTGGGAGCCCTTCCTGGCCGAGATGTCCAAAGGCACCGGAATGAAAGTCAATGGGTTCTATGCGTCCGACTATGCCGGCGTGATCGAGGCGATGCGCTTCAAGAAGGTGCAGATCGCCTGGTACGGCAACAAGTCGGCGATGGAAGCGGTGAACCGCGCTGATGGTCAGATCTTCGTGCAGTCGGTCGATTCGGACGGCAACCCGGGCTACTGGTCGCATCTGATCGTGCAGAGCGACTCGCCGATCAAGAGCCTCGAGGATGTGCTCAAGTGCGACAAGACCGTCAATTTCGGCATCGGCGATCCGAACTCGACCTCGGGCTTCCTGGTTCCGACCTCGTATATCTTCGCGGCCAAGAACATCGAGCCGAAGGATTGCTTCAAGACCGTGCGCAACGCTTCGCATGAAGCGAATGCCATGGCAGTCGCCAACAAGCAGATCGACGTGGGCACCAACAACAGCGAAAACCTGCGGCGCCTCGAAAAGACCGCGCCCGATGCCGCCAAGAAGATCCGCGTCATCTGGACATCGCCGCTCATCCCGAGCGACCCGATCGTCTGGCGCAAGGACCTGACCACCGAGGACAAGACCAAGCTCTATACCTTCCTGCTGAGCTACGGCCGCGTCGGCACGCCGGACGAAATCGCCGCCGCCAAGAAGGTGCTCACCGGTCTGCAGTGGGCGCCCTTCAATCCGTCGGGCGACGATCAATTGCTCCCGATCCGCATCCTCGAAGCCAACAAGTCGATCATGAAGATCAAGGGCGACGCCAAGCTGTCGGCCGACGACAAGGCTGCGCAGGTCAAGGCGCTCGAGGCCGACATCAAGAAGTGGCAGGCCGAGGCCGACAAGGCCAGTGCCAGCCCCTTCCGCAAGAAGGTCGCCGAGTTCCAGGCAGCCGACAAGGCCGGCGATCAGGCCAAGCTCAAGAAGATCATCGCCGAACTCGCGACGTCCGTGACCTCGACGCCGATGAACTGA
- a CDS encoding TRAP transporter permease, which produces MTDVNQSSATREQLETMVAEADTGGRKATGFNKRLIVGIALAWALFQLWYASPLPYTFNFGVINDGKARIIHLTFAFLLVFTTFPAFKSSSRATIPIGDWIIALLSISATLYLLVFYDAIALRPGLPTTADIIISTIGVLCLLEAARRAVGPALAIIAGIMLLYIFTGPWLPGLLAHKGASLSRASSQMWLTSEGIFGVALGVSTSVVYLFVLFGALLERAGAGNYFIQMAFAMLGTYRGGPAKAAVAASGLTGMISGSSIANTVTTGTFTIPLMKRVGYSATKAGAIEAAAGVNGQIMPPVMGAAAFLIAEYVGITYAEVVKHAFLPAILTYGALFYIVDIEAAKMRLRGLPRASTAPAHHVLLRALMTVCGIIILSGLVYYGIGWTKTAFGDAATWVLGIVLIAVYLGLIRHKATHPDLPTDDLTKAIVKVPDFYATANTGLHYLLPVIVLIWCLMVEELSPGLSAFWGTALLIVVMLTQRPLLAFFRNEHEYVARLRDGFDDLIAAFQGASRNMTSVGIATASAGIIVGTVALTGVGLVMTEIVEAVSGGNLMIMLLMTAVICLILGMGMPTTASYVVVATLMAPVLVELAAQNDLAVPLVAVHMFVFYFGLMADVTPPVGLAAYAAAAISGADPVKTGVQAFRYEVRTALLPFIFIFNTQLLLIDIHSWAELVLVIASCTVAMGCFVAATQGWMLTKSRWYETVALFLICFTLFRPGFWVDRVFDPYVTRPAADLIKVANDVPLGSTIRFRVKSQTRAGDEVEKVVRLALREGATGPERLRAAGFGVMTMGDRTQIGAVRFGSQATQYGLATGDEVLAVLTPADRPSRFWLFIPALVVLAGVVVLQRRRQQLQPAVAG; this is translated from the coding sequence ATGACCGACGTTAATCAATCAAGCGCGACGCGCGAGCAGCTTGAGACCATGGTCGCGGAAGCCGACACCGGCGGCCGCAAGGCCACCGGCTTCAACAAGCGGCTGATCGTGGGCATCGCGCTCGCCTGGGCGCTGTTCCAGCTCTGGTACGCCTCGCCGCTGCCCTACACCTTCAACTTCGGCGTGATCAACGACGGCAAGGCGCGCATCATCCATCTCACCTTCGCGTTCCTGCTGGTCTTCACGACATTCCCCGCCTTCAAATCGTCGTCGCGCGCCACCATTCCGATCGGCGACTGGATTATCGCGCTACTGTCCATTTCCGCGACGCTTTATCTGCTGGTGTTCTACGACGCCATCGCGCTGCGGCCAGGCCTGCCGACCACGGCCGACATCATCATCTCGACGATCGGCGTGCTCTGCCTGCTCGAAGCCGCGCGCCGCGCCGTCGGTCCGGCCCTGGCGATCATCGCCGGGATCATGCTGCTCTACATCTTCACCGGACCGTGGCTACCGGGCCTGCTCGCGCACAAGGGCGCCTCGCTGTCGCGCGCCTCGTCGCAGATGTGGTTGACGTCGGAAGGCATCTTCGGCGTCGCGCTCGGCGTTTCGACCAGCGTGGTGTACCTGTTCGTACTGTTCGGCGCCCTCTTGGAGCGCGCCGGCGCCGGCAACTATTTCATCCAGATGGCCTTCGCCATGCTCGGTACCTATCGCGGCGGCCCGGCCAAGGCCGCCGTCGCTGCCTCGGGCCTCACCGGCATGATTTCCGGCTCGTCCATCGCCAACACCGTGACGACCGGCACCTTCACGATTCCGCTGATGAAGCGCGTCGGCTATTCTGCGACCAAAGCCGGCGCCATCGAGGCCGCCGCTGGCGTCAATGGCCAGATCATGCCGCCGGTGATGGGCGCCGCGGCGTTCCTCATCGCGGAATATGTCGGCATTACCTATGCCGAGGTGGTGAAGCACGCCTTCCTGCCGGCCATTCTGACCTACGGTGCGTTGTTCTACATCGTCGATATCGAAGCGGCGAAGATGCGTCTGCGCGGCCTGCCGCGCGCCTCGACCGCACCGGCGCATCATGTGCTGCTGCGGGCGCTGATGACCGTCTGCGGCATCATCATCCTCAGCGGGCTCGTCTATTACGGCATCGGCTGGACCAAGACCGCATTCGGCGATGCCGCGACCTGGGTGCTCGGCATCGTCCTGATCGCCGTCTATCTCGGGCTGATCCGTCACAAGGCGACGCATCCCGATCTGCCGACCGACGACCTCACCAAGGCCATCGTCAAGGTGCCGGACTTTTACGCCACGGCCAATACCGGGCTGCATTATCTGCTGCCTGTCATCGTGCTGATCTGGTGTCTGATGGTGGAAGAGCTGTCGCCCGGCCTGTCGGCGTTCTGGGGCACCGCGCTGCTCATCGTCGTCATGCTGACGCAACGCCCGCTGCTCGCCTTCTTCCGTAACGAGCATGAATACGTCGCGCGGCTGCGCGATGGCTTCGACGACCTGATCGCCGCGTTCCAGGGCGCCTCGCGCAACATGACGTCGGTTGGCATCGCCACCGCCTCGGCCGGCATCATCGTCGGCACCGTGGCGCTGACCGGCGTCGGCCTCGTCATGACGGAAATCGTCGAAGCGGTTTCCGGCGGCAATCTCATGATCATGCTGCTGATGACGGCTGTGATCTGTCTCATCCTCGGCATGGGCATGCCGACCACGGCGAGCTATGTCGTCGTCGCCACGCTGATGGCGCCGGTGCTGGTCGAACTCGCCGCGCAGAACGACCTCGCCGTGCCGCTCGTCGCCGTGCATATGTTCGTCTTCTACTTCGGCCTGATGGCCGACGTGACGCCGCCGGTGGGTCTTGCGGCCTATGCGGCTGCAGCCATCTCGGGTGCCGACCCGGTCAAGACCGGCGTGCAGGCGTTCCGTTACGAGGTCCGTACCGCGCTGCTGCCGTTCATCTTCATCTTCAATACCCAGCTTCTGCTGATCGACATCCACAGCTGGGCCGAGCTGGTGCTGGTGATCGCATCCTGCACGGTGGCGATGGGCTGCTTCGTCGCCGCAACGCAGGGCTGGATGCTGACGAAGAGCCGATGGTATGAAACCGTGGCGCTGTTCCTGATCTGCTTCACTCTGTTCCGTCCCGGCTTCTGGGTCGATCGGGTGTTCGATCCTTACGTGACGCGGCCGGCGGCCGATCTCATCAAGGTGGCGAACGATGTGCCGCTCGGATCGACGATCCGCTTCCGCGTGAAGAGCCAGACGCGGGCCGGCGACGAGGTCGAGAAGGTCGTCCGCCTCGCCTTGCGCGAAGGCGCGACCGGACCGGAGCGCCTGCGCGCCGCCGGTTTCGGCGTCATGACCATGGGCGATCGCACGCAGATCGGCGCCGTGCGTTTCGGCAGTCAGGCGACGCAATACGGACTGGCGACCGGCGACGAGGTTCTGGCGGTGCTGACGCCCGCCGACCGGCCGAGCCGGTTCTGGCTATTCATCCCGGCGCTCGTGGTGCTCGCCGGCGTCGTGGTGCTGCAACGGCGGCGGCAGCAGCTGCAGCCCGCGGTGGCGGGCTGA
- a CDS encoding alpha-D-ribose 1-methylphosphonate 5-triphosphate diphosphatase — MRIQGGQVLAGGGFVEADVEIEGGAIASVGASGGNGRSFDARGLYVLPGIVDIHGDAFERQLMPRPGVGFPIDIALQDSDRQAVANGITTMFHGLTWSWEPGLRGAENARAVLGAIETLRPSLGADTHCHLRYETFNLDAESEVTDWLGARRIGMLGFNDHMPSADAPPRTRKIAEMAARAGLTVEDFNALVERLRSRSDEVPGSIERLAGAANAGAVAMLSHDDMSPQQRQWFRALNCRVAEFPINVETAEDATKAGDHVVMGAPNVVRGGSHIGWVAAADMIARGLCTVLASDYYYPALLLAAFRLAQDNVLPLHQAWAYVSEHPARAAGLSDRGTIEAGKRADLVLVEAADPQRPKAVATMTNGRFVHLADSGRLH; from the coding sequence ATGCGTATTCAGGGCGGGCAGGTTCTGGCGGGCGGCGGCTTCGTCGAGGCCGATGTTGAGATCGAGGGCGGCGCCATTGCGTCGGTCGGCGCGAGCGGCGGTAACGGCCGCAGCTTCGATGCGCGCGGGCTCTATGTGCTGCCGGGCATTGTCGATATCCACGGCGACGCCTTCGAGCGCCAGTTGATGCCGCGGCCCGGTGTCGGTTTCCCAATCGATATTGCCTTGCAGGACAGCGACCGCCAGGCGGTCGCCAACGGCATTACAACGATGTTTCACGGGCTCACCTGGTCGTGGGAGCCGGGGCTGCGCGGTGCCGAGAATGCGCGTGCCGTGCTCGGGGCCATCGAGACGCTGCGGCCGTCGCTCGGCGCCGACACGCATTGTCACCTGCGCTACGAAACCTTCAATCTCGATGCCGAGAGCGAAGTGACCGACTGGCTCGGCGCGCGCCGTATCGGCATGCTTGGCTTCAACGACCACATGCCAAGCGCCGATGCGCCGCCGCGCACGCGCAAGATCGCCGAGATGGCGGCCCGCGCCGGCCTGACGGTCGAGGATTTTAACGCGCTGGTCGAGCGGCTGCGCAGCCGTTCCGATGAAGTGCCGGGCTCGATCGAGCGCCTCGCCGGGGCCGCCAACGCCGGCGCGGTGGCGATGCTCTCGCACGACGATATGTCGCCGCAGCAGCGGCAATGGTTCCGCGCGCTCAACTGCCGGGTCGCAGAATTTCCGATTAACGTCGAGACCGCCGAGGACGCAACCAAAGCTGGCGACCATGTCGTCATGGGCGCCCCCAATGTCGTGCGCGGCGGCAGCCACATCGGCTGGGTCGCTGCCGCCGACATGATCGCGCGCGGCCTGTGCACGGTGCTGGCGTCCGACTATTACTATCCGGCGCTGCTGCTCGCGGCGTTTCGGTTGGCGCAGGACAACGTGCTGCCGCTTCATCAAGCCTGGGCCTATGTCTCGGAACATCCGGCGCGTGCGGCGGGCCTCTCCGACCGCGGCACCATCGAAGCCGGCAAGCGCGCCGATCTCGTCCTTGTCGAGGCCGCCGATCCGCAGCGGCCGAAAGCAGTGGCGACCATGACCAACGGCCGCTTCGTCCATCTTGCCGATAGCGGCCGTTTGCACTGA
- the phnG gene encoding phosphonate C-P lyase system protein PhnG has translation MTPDTDRNSANALAELAKRRKALAVLARADSKEIADRLRQLDDGLAYSEPRAPEVGLVMLRGRIGSRGAPFNAGEATVTRAAVQLSSGETGFGYVLGRDREKARLVALCDALWQVDDKRDAVETQVLAPLRQRQQEKTNLERARTAATRVDFFTLVRGED, from the coding sequence ATGACGCCCGACACCGATCGAAATTCCGCCAACGCCTTGGCCGAACTGGCCAAACGGCGGAAGGCCCTGGCCGTTCTGGCGCGCGCCGATTCGAAAGAGATTGCCGACCGTCTGCGTCAGCTGGATGACGGGCTCGCCTACTCGGAACCTCGTGCACCCGAAGTCGGCCTCGTCATGTTGCGCGGCCGCATTGGTTCGCGCGGGGCGCCGTTCAATGCCGGCGAGGCGACTGTGACCCGAGCGGCGGTGCAGCTTTCCTCCGGCGAGACCGGCTTCGGCTATGTGCTCGGCCGCGACCGCGAAAAGGCGCGGCTGGTCGCGCTGTGCGACGCGCTCTGGCAGGTCGACGACAAACGCGACGCGGTCGAAACACAGGTGCTCGCGCCGCTGCGTCAGCGGCAGCAAGAGAAGACGAATCTCGAGCGCGCCCGCACCGCAGCCACAAGGGTCGATTTTTTCACGCTGGTGCGCGGGGAAGACTGA
- a CDS encoding DapH/DapD/GlmU-related protein: protein MANKLSTTPVVDPSAELTRTTLGAYTEVGERTKLLEVELGDYSYVVNDSDIAYATIGKFTSIAAMTRINPGNHPMHRATQSHFTYRASAYFDGASDEAEFFAWRRSFHVTIGHDVWIGHGAIVLPGRSIGTGAVVGAGAVVTKDVPPYMIAVGNPARVLRPRFPAAIAERMMALAWWDWPHERLGQALADFRALSAEQFLDKYEGAPALQAAG, encoded by the coding sequence ATGGCCAACAAGCTCTCCACCACACCGGTCGTCGATCCGAGCGCCGAACTCACGCGCACGACGCTCGGCGCCTACACGGAAGTCGGCGAGCGCACCAAGCTTCTCGAAGTTGAACTCGGCGATTACTCTTATGTCGTCAACGACAGCGACATCGCCTATGCAACCATCGGCAAGTTCACCTCAATCGCGGCGATGACCCGAATCAATCCGGGCAATCACCCGATGCACCGCGCAACGCAATCGCATTTCACCTATCGCGCCAGCGCCTATTTCGATGGAGCTTCCGACGAGGCGGAGTTCTTCGCGTGGCGGCGTTCGTTTCACGTGACGATCGGACATGACGTCTGGATTGGTCACGGCGCCATCGTGCTGCCCGGCCGCTCGATCGGTACCGGAGCCGTGGTCGGTGCCGGCGCGGTCGTCACCAAGGATGTTCCGCCTTACATGATCGCCGTCGGCAATCCGGCGCGTGTGCTGCGTCCGCGCTTTCCGGCGGCAATCGCCGAGCGCATGATGGCGCTTGCCTGGTGGGACTGGCCGCACGAGCGGCTCGGTCAGGCGCTCGCCGATTTCCGCGCGCTCAGCGCCGAACAGTTTCTCGACAAATACGAAGGCGCGCCGGCGCTGCAGGCCGCGGGTTAA
- the phnC gene encoding phosphonate ABC transporter ATP-binding protein has product MTTQAVIDAIGISKSYQRGKPVLNDVSISLERGEMVALIGASGSGKSTLIRSLAGLIPIDWARDGKDAGHISVLGHSIQRGGRIRCNRNLRARIGVIFQQFNLVPRLSLLTNVCFGLLGRLPTARGTLGRFSDDDKRVAMQALSRVGIAEHALRRASELSGGQQQRAAIARSLVQGAELLIADEPIASLDPASSRRVMDLIADMNRNDGLTVLVSLHQVEYAMKYCPRTIALKDGKVAYDGPSSALTPAFLNNIYGAESEELFLPNFGGAAEPSHGSHWSDPQGALNGNGHWSDPPAVVMPAASAVSITRPHANAGRLTA; this is encoded by the coding sequence GTGACAACGCAAGCTGTCATCGACGCTATCGGTATTTCCAAATCCTATCAGCGCGGCAAACCCGTGCTGAACGACGTATCCATCTCGCTCGAGCGCGGCGAGATGGTGGCGTTGATCGGTGCGTCGGGATCCGGCAAGTCAACGCTGATCCGCTCGCTGGCCGGTCTCATTCCCATCGACTGGGCGCGCGACGGCAAGGATGCCGGCCACATCAGCGTGCTCGGGCATTCGATTCAGCGCGGCGGCCGAATCCGTTGCAATCGCAATCTGCGGGCCCGCATCGGCGTGATCTTCCAGCAGTTCAACCTGGTGCCGCGGCTGTCGTTGCTCACCAATGTCTGCTTCGGCCTGCTCGGCCGTTTGCCGACCGCGCGCGGTACACTCGGGCGCTTCAGCGACGACGACAAGCGCGTTGCCATGCAGGCTTTGTCGCGCGTCGGCATTGCCGAGCATGCGCTGCGCCGCGCCAGCGAACTGTCCGGCGGCCAGCAGCAGCGCGCCGCGATCGCGCGCTCGCTGGTGCAAGGCGCCGAGTTGCTCATCGCCGACGAGCCGATCGCCTCGCTCGATCCCGCCTCGTCGCGCCGCGTCATGGATCTCATTGCCGACATGAACCGCAATGACGGCCTGACCGTGCTGGTATCGCTGCACCAGGTCGAATACGCGATGAAATACTGCCCGCGCACCATCGCGCTCAAGGACGGCAAGGTCGCCTATGACGGCCCGTCGAGCGCTCTGACGCCGGCTTTTCTCAACAACATCTACGGCGCCGAGTCCGAGGAACTGTTCCTGCCGAATTTCGGCGGCGCGGCAGAGCCGAGCCACGGTTCGCACTGGTCGGACCCGCAAGGCGCCCTGAACGGCAACGGTCATTGGTCCGATCCGCCGGCGGTTGTCATGCCGGCTGCATCGGCCGTGAGTATCACGAGGCCGCACGCGAATGCCGGGCGCCTGACCGCCTGA
- the phnF gene encoding phosphonate metabolism transcriptional regulator PhnF, with amino-acid sequence MLTRTPRGISRGSSDRDDLLARGVMLWRCIADDFEQAILVGKHDNGSKLPTESEIAGRYGVNRHTVRRAMAELAARGLVRTERGSGTFVKTDKLNYPISQRMKFSEIVAAAGHEAEGRLQGHRHEAASGDVARDLGIKPGDEVVRLEILRAADRVPISVSTSWLPADRFGDAAKVFRRARSITRTLEHFGVKSYRRKWTRISAGFTDAVDAGRLRLSVHRPILIAEGLNVSDDDAPIMLSRARFSADRVALIVES; translated from the coding sequence ATGCTGACACGCACTCCCCGGGGGATTTCCAGAGGATCGTCGGACCGCGACGATCTGCTGGCGCGCGGCGTCATGCTGTGGCGCTGCATCGCTGACGACTTCGAGCAGGCGATCCTGGTCGGCAAGCACGACAACGGCTCAAAGCTGCCGACCGAGAGCGAGATCGCCGGGCGCTACGGCGTCAACCGCCACACCGTGCGCCGCGCCATGGCGGAACTGGCAGCGCGCGGGCTGGTGCGCACCGAGCGCGGCAGCGGCACTTTCGTCAAAACCGACAAGCTGAATTATCCGATCAGCCAGCGCATGAAGTTTTCTGAGATCGTGGCCGCCGCCGGCCACGAGGCGGAAGGCCGCCTGCAGGGCCATCGTCATGAAGCGGCAAGCGGGGACGTCGCGCGCGATCTCGGCATCAAGCCGGGCGACGAAGTGGTGCGTCTGGAGATTTTGCGCGCCGCCGACCGCGTGCCGATCTCGGTCTCGACCTCATGGTTGCCGGCCGACCGCTTTGGCGACGCCGCCAAGGTGTTCCGCCGCGCCCGCTCGATCACGCGCACGCTCGAACACTTCGGCGTCAAGAGCTATCGCCGCAAATGGACGCGCATCAGCGCCGGTTTCACCGACGCGGTCGATGCTGGTCGCCTGCGTTTGTCGGTGCATCGGCCGATTCTCATCGCCGAGGGTCTCAATGTGAGCGACGACGATGCGCCGATCATGCTGTCGCGTGCGCGTTTCTCCGCCGACCGCGTGGCACTGATTGTGGAAAGTTGA